One window of the Bremerella sp. JC817 genome contains the following:
- a CDS encoding cysteine desulfurase family protein, translating to MKSIFLDYNSTTPIAPSVQEAMLPFMAEFFAGPDGLYAQSRAIEESLEDARGQVAHLLGVTSDEIVFCGSGTESCNLAIKGVAATYLQQEKPCHIVVSAVEHPAVAQTAQFCRTLGCEVSVVDVDRHGVVNPEELARVLRPETRLVSIMLANDETGVIQPISQLAEVCQQKDVLLHTDACQAAGKIPVNPNQLGVDLLSLSAHKFYGPKGAAALFVGEGVTLNPLIHGSGGEHGLRSGCENVMAWVGMGKAANLVGRSLDASAEKLSSLCKQLTQKLMTSISDRVIVHGAAVQRIPNTLCINFPHVSAQQLLRRVPEICAATSASGSVGGTNCSPVLQAMGVPDEDKEGTIRLSLGWYTSEEEVDRAAELLIHAWESLHH from the coding sequence ATGAAGTCGATCTTTCTCGATTACAACTCGACAACGCCCATCGCTCCCAGTGTCCAGGAAGCGATGCTTCCCTTCATGGCAGAATTCTTCGCTGGGCCGGACGGTTTGTATGCCCAGAGTCGGGCCATCGAGGAATCGCTTGAAGATGCACGCGGGCAGGTCGCCCATCTTCTGGGGGTAACTTCCGACGAAATCGTCTTCTGCGGATCAGGCACCGAAAGCTGCAACCTCGCCATCAAAGGGGTCGCGGCGACTTATCTGCAGCAAGAGAAACCATGTCACATCGTGGTATCCGCTGTCGAGCATCCCGCCGTGGCTCAAACGGCTCAGTTCTGCCGTACGCTGGGCTGTGAAGTGAGTGTGGTCGATGTCGATCGACATGGAGTCGTGAACCCCGAAGAGCTGGCGAGAGTCCTTCGTCCCGAGACACGCCTGGTTTCGATCATGCTGGCCAACGACGAAACTGGCGTGATTCAACCGATCAGCCAGTTGGCCGAAGTCTGCCAGCAGAAAGATGTTCTGCTGCATACCGATGCATGCCAGGCAGCAGGCAAGATTCCAGTAAACCCCAACCAACTGGGCGTCGATCTCTTGAGCTTGTCAGCGCACAAGTTCTATGGGCCGAAGGGAGCGGCAGCTCTTTTTGTGGGCGAAGGGGTCACGCTCAATCCTTTGATCCATGGTTCCGGAGGAGAACACGGTCTGCGATCTGGCTGCGAGAATGTCATGGCCTGGGTCGGTATGGGCAAGGCCGCCAACCTGGTTGGCCGAAGTCTGGATGCATCGGCTGAAAAATTATCATCGCTGTGCAAACAGTTGACACAGAAATTAATGACATCGATATCAGATCGCGTGATCGTTCACGGTGCCGCGGTCCAGCGAATCCCGAACACGCTCTGCATTAACTTTCCCCACGTTTCCGCCCAGCAACTTCTGCGGCGCGTCCCTGAAATTTGTGCGGCAACGTCCGCCAGTGGATCGGTCGGCGGCACCAATTGTTCGCCGGTGCTTCAGGCGATGGGAGTGCCAGACGAAGACAAAGAAGGCACGATTCGCCTAAGTTTAGGGTGGTATACTTCGGAAGAAGAAGTCGACCGCGCCGCTGAATTGTTAATCCATGCGTGGGAATCGCTTCACCACTAA
- a CDS encoding DUF1559 domain-containing protein translates to MIIRRHGFTLVELLVVIAIIGILAGLLLPAVQMARESARRTQCMNNLRQIATATVNRATKHPRTEMPPSMAWNRSVPTSSRSGYAAGNIMNWPVGMLDELGQGGLKEAYQAGTVTGTSYNPAELSGKVISTFVCPSDPVDPAELNPVSYYPNGGYHNVYTASPRDLPANGAWSDKSNLSGQPEVGVNYGNIKDGASQTILMTERIRIPAFGGAGTNWHVVEVIAADLLNENGASSLWNGSMSSSSPISTVQPIDLVIYDYGGAGRTEGAYLPSSNHGDSFLVSYIDGSVVTMSNEMAQNVYARLLTSDGNDARLAGDGAPYYSHGNASCKPAGNFQATPLSGTDYNF, encoded by the coding sequence ATGATCATCCGCCGACACGGCTTCACGCTGGTGGAATTGCTAGTCGTGATTGCCATTATTGGCATCTTGGCAGGTTTGTTGTTGCCAGCCGTTCAAATGGCTCGGGAATCTGCCCGGCGAACTCAGTGCATGAACAACCTGCGGCAGATCGCCACCGCAACCGTCAACCGCGCCACGAAGCATCCTCGAACCGAGATGCCACCAAGCATGGCTTGGAATCGTTCGGTTCCGACTAGCTCTCGTAGTGGTTATGCCGCAGGCAACATCATGAATTGGCCCGTTGGCATGTTGGATGAACTTGGTCAGGGTGGTTTGAAGGAAGCCTATCAGGCAGGCACGGTCACTGGTACTTCCTACAACCCAGCGGAACTGTCGGGCAAGGTTATCTCGACGTTTGTCTGCCCAAGCGACCCGGTTGATCCTGCCGAGTTGAACCCTGTCAGCTACTATCCCAACGGCGGCTATCACAATGTTTACACCGCTTCGCCACGTGACTTGCCGGCCAATGGTGCCTGGAGCGATAAGTCGAACCTGTCAGGTCAGCCAGAGGTAGGCGTGAATTATGGCAACATTAAAGATGGTGCCTCACAGACCATACTGATGACGGAACGCATACGTATCCCTGCATTCGGTGGTGCGGGTACCAACTGGCACGTTGTCGAAGTGATTGCCGCCGACTTGCTGAATGAAAACGGCGCCTCTTCGCTATGGAATGGCTCGATGTCCTCCAGCAGTCCGATTTCGACGGTCCAGCCGATAGATCTGGTCATCTACGACTACGGTGGTGCTGGGCGCACGGAAGGTGCTTATCTTCCGTCCAGCAACCACGGCGACTCGTTCCTTGTTTCGTACATCGACGGATCTGTTGTGACGATGTCGAACGAAATGGCTCAGAACGTTTATGCCCGTCTGCTCACCAGCGATGGCAACGATGCCCGTCTTGCCGGTGATGGTGCGCCATACTACAGCCACGGCAACGCATCCTGCAAGCCAGCAGGTAATTTCCAGGCGACCCCGCTCAGCGGAACCGACTACAACTTCTAG
- the tadA gene encoding tRNA adenosine(34) deaminase TadA has product MEQFDLPAFHQMYMQMALQQADMAARAEEVPVGAVIIREGSVIAAAHNQREMLRDPTAHAEMIAITQAAEAVGGWRLEDCILYVTLEPCPMCAGAIVQARIPVVVYGARDQKAGAVDSLYNLLNDNRLNHRCEVVSGVLQERCGQVLTDFFRKRRAEGKK; this is encoded by the coding sequence ATGGAGCAATTTGACCTGCCCGCCTTTCATCAGATGTACATGCAAATGGCCCTCCAACAGGCCGATATGGCGGCGCGGGCAGAAGAAGTTCCTGTCGGCGCGGTGATCATCCGCGAAGGCTCGGTGATCGCCGCCGCTCATAATCAACGCGAGATGCTTCGCGATCCAACGGCACATGCCGAGATGATCGCTATTACCCAGGCCGCCGAAGCCGTCGGAGGTTGGCGGCTGGAAGATTGCATTCTTTACGTCACACTCGAACCCTGTCCGATGTGCGCAGGGGCGATCGTTCAGGCTCGCATTCCGGTCGTCGTGTATGGGGCCCGCGATCAGAAGGCAGGGGCGGTCGATTCGCTATATAACCTGCTGAACGACAACCGATTGAATCACCGTTGCGAGGTCGTTTCTGGTGTACTGCAAGAACGCTGCGGCCAGGTCCTGACCGACTTCTTCCGAAAACGCCGGGCCGAAGGAAAGAAGTAA
- a CDS encoding FHA domain-containing protein, translating to MRAYLTVQQGPAQGEVTTATEGSVVRVGRQANADLSIPLDRTMSGLHFAILCDQDRCRLRDLNSTNGTYVNGIRANLVELHDRDIIRAGSSEFQIRFDGEIHTTVVDPLRHARVPSDPESSSPKSLDRVEEEPPVAPAEEYEKTESIAHVTQHEVASYRPRPVEVTPGNESIHIHRLNVTFHDATGQRQVWLLPGQTVIVGRNQMTDVTVVGDAFISGVHFSLECADKKCTLRDLHSQNGSHLNGVNVPYATIYDGDTFVAGKTQFRVSIEGGSDAPDAPLRTWVFEDLVRRKFATFYAQEIGDAYHLVDAVGNVPSPTELLRRLARHRDVGIVLDSSRVAMETWESHCQGEFSHEASRAKVLHVADIEKLVGNVHEVWGQDAMAVLFPQDGVEVSLSEIANSLGIYQQGRPRGSSNLGKAGDWVLWLCDRPDQIAERMPDIDAVLVQHPDPTRWRILCRTNFITQLNRLGYLPSRPSLLDDLEQNKPQA from the coding sequence ATGCGAGCCTATCTGACCGTGCAGCAAGGTCCTGCTCAGGGAGAGGTAACAACGGCAACGGAAGGCTCCGTCGTGCGTGTTGGCCGCCAGGCGAACGCTGACCTATCGATCCCGCTCGACCGCACGATGTCGGGCTTGCACTTCGCAATTCTTTGCGATCAAGATCGATGCCGCTTGCGAGATTTGAACAGCACCAATGGCACCTACGTCAACGGTATCCGGGCGAACCTGGTCGAACTGCACGACCGCGATATTATCCGCGCCGGCAGCTCTGAATTTCAAATCCGCTTCGACGGTGAAATTCATACCACGGTCGTCGACCCGCTGCGGCATGCTCGGGTTCCGTCTGATCCCGAATCGTCGAGTCCCAAGTCGCTCGATCGCGTGGAAGAGGAACCGCCCGTGGCCCCGGCGGAAGAATACGAGAAGACCGAATCGATCGCGCATGTTACTCAGCACGAAGTCGCGTCGTATCGGCCTCGTCCAGTTGAAGTGACACCTGGCAATGAATCGATTCATATCCATCGACTGAACGTGACGTTCCACGATGCGACCGGCCAGCGACAAGTTTGGCTGCTGCCGGGGCAAACAGTGATTGTCGGACGCAATCAAATGACCGACGTCACCGTTGTTGGTGACGCTTTCATTTCGGGTGTTCATTTTTCGCTCGAATGCGCCGACAAGAAATGCACGCTTCGCGATCTGCACAGTCAGAATGGATCGCACTTGAACGGTGTGAACGTTCCGTACGCCACCATCTATGACGGCGATACCTTTGTTGCCGGAAAAACGCAGTTCCGTGTATCCATCGAAGGCGGAAGCGACGCCCCCGACGCGCCCTTGCGAACATGGGTGTTTGAAGATCTGGTTCGACGGAAGTTCGCCACGTTCTATGCCCAAGAGATTGGTGACGCTTATCACCTGGTTGATGCGGTCGGCAACGTTCCTTCGCCGACAGAGCTGCTCCGAAGACTTGCGCGGCATCGCGACGTGGGGATCGTTCTCGATTCTTCGCGTGTTGCCATGGAGACCTGGGAAAGCCACTGCCAGGGCGAATTCTCGCACGAAGCATCGCGGGCCAAGGTACTGCATGTCGCCGACATCGAGAAGCTCGTCGGCAACGTCCACGAGGTCTGGGGCCAAGATGCGATGGCCGTTCTCTTCCCGCAAGATGGGGTCGAGGTCAGCCTTTCTGAAATTGCCAACTCGCTGGGGATCTATCAGCAGGGTCGTCCACGCGGGTCGTCGAACTTGGGCAAAGCGGGTGACTGGGTTCTTTGGCTGTGCGATCGTCCTGATCAGATTGCCGAGCGAATGCCTGACATCGACGCAGTCTTGGTTCAGCACCCAGACCCGACACGTTGGCGAATCTTGTGCCGGACGAACTTCATCACGCAGTTGAACCGGCTCGGGTATCTTCCGTCGCGGCCTTCGCTGCTGGACGACCTGGAACAGAACAAGCCGCAGGCATAA
- a CDS encoding NADH:flavin oxidoreductase: protein MSNRFVKVAQLKTVETFRDRLSELGLSLPCDDEILTREAGSPMAESLEAGGFTMGNRWCIHPMEGWDANRDGSPSELTIRRWENFGRSGAKLIWGGEAAAVQADGRANPNQTLGTESNRFGLEKLYDALVNTHRDEIGEPSDLMIGLQLTHSGRFSRPNVKTVAEPRIAFHHPILDSRVGIDADDDSAIWTDEQLHELIDNYVQSAKIAQQLGFHFVDVKSCHGYLLHEFLSARTREGEFGGDFEGRTRLLLTIIRRIQQECPGLQIGVRLSVFDMIPFHAGLEAGEPVNFDDLLPYQFGFGVNPENPLEMDLDEPIRLIRLLHDAGVFSVNLSAGSPYYNPHIQRPAIFPPSDGYPPPEDPLVGVVRQIEAVRDVKRAVPEMMIVGTGYTYLQEYLPHVSQAVVRAGWVDSVGLGRMVLSLPELPQATLEEGTMARKKICRTFSDCTSAPRNGIVSGCYPLDPFYKQMPEAQQLKEAKSAAAK, encoded by the coding sequence ATGAGTAATCGCTTCGTTAAAGTCGCCCAGTTGAAAACGGTCGAAACGTTCCGAGACCGCCTGTCCGAGCTGGGTTTGAGTTTGCCCTGCGATGACGAGATCCTCACCCGGGAAGCTGGTTCGCCGATGGCCGAATCGCTGGAAGCTGGCGGATTCACCATGGGCAACCGCTGGTGTATTCACCCGATGGAAGGCTGGGACGCAAATCGGGATGGCTCCCCTTCCGAACTGACAATCCGCCGCTGGGAGAACTTCGGTCGCAGTGGTGCGAAGCTGATCTGGGGTGGCGAAGCAGCTGCCGTTCAGGCCGATGGTCGAGCCAATCCGAATCAAACCCTGGGTACCGAGTCGAATCGCTTCGGCCTTGAGAAGCTGTACGACGCGTTAGTCAACACGCATCGCGATGAAATCGGCGAGCCTTCCGATTTGATGATCGGCCTGCAACTAACACACTCTGGCCGTTTCAGCCGACCGAATGTGAAAACGGTTGCCGAGCCGCGGATCGCCTTCCACCATCCAATCCTTGACAGCCGTGTCGGAATCGATGCCGACGATGACAGTGCGATTTGGACCGACGAACAGCTTCACGAACTGATCGATAACTACGTTCAGTCGGCCAAGATCGCCCAGCAGCTCGGCTTCCACTTCGTCGACGTGAAGAGCTGCCACGGCTATTTGCTGCACGAGTTTTTGAGTGCCCGTACTCGCGAAGGTGAGTTCGGCGGCGACTTTGAAGGACGCACGCGACTTCTGCTGACGATCATTCGTCGCATTCAGCAGGAATGCCCTGGCCTGCAGATTGGCGTTCGCCTGAGTGTGTTCGACATGATTCCTTTCCATGCGGGCCTAGAAGCAGGCGAGCCGGTCAACTTCGATGACCTGCTGCCGTATCAGTTTGGGTTCGGGGTGAATCCCGAGAACCCGCTGGAAATGGATCTCGACGAACCGATTCGCTTGATCCGCTTGCTGCACGACGCAGGCGTCTTCTCGGTGAATCTTTCAGCAGGCAGTCCCTACTACAATCCCCACATCCAACGCCCGGCGATCTTCCCGCCAAGCGACGGCTATCCACCACCGGAAGATCCATTGGTCGGTGTCGTTCGTCAGATCGAAGCGGTTCGCGACGTGAAGAGGGCCGTGCCGGAAATGATGATAGTTGGTACCGGATATACCTATCTGCAGGAATACCTTCCGCACGTTTCTCAGGCCGTCGTTCGCGCAGGCTGGGTCGACAGTGTTGGCTTGGGACGCATGGTGTTGTCGCTGCCGGAGCTTCCCCAGGCAACGCTGGAAGAAGGCACCATGGCCCGCAAAAAGATCTGTCGCACGTTTAGCGATTGCACATCGGCACCACGTAACGGGATCGTCTCGGGATGCTACCCGCTCGATCCGTTCTATAAGCAGATGCCCGAAGCCCAGCAGCTAAAAGAAGCGAAGTCGGCTGCGGCGAAATAA